The Humulus lupulus chromosome 7, drHumLupu1.1, whole genome shotgun sequence region cacaaaataaaattacataaaatcatatgcCCTTTAAGAATACACAAGttctagaaaaataataaaattcctaacccaatagcaccatataattaacgatccattaTTCAACTACACATTAAAAAATtaaccatccattcaatatacatatcaacatacatataacaaatgcaagaaacccacacagtatttaatgtatatatatataaactgctCTGGTATcaatttttggtattaaatgatcaaatcaaagctACGCAACataatatatggacccattttaataaatattaataccagccaagatcatatacatatataaatattaaatcacatacaaatagatatgGGATtgcctcttgtagcctatcaagtatccttgagtctttttgtataaatcaacgatcttcctatctagtgttctaagatctcacaacgtgatcttccagaccaacctcaaacacacaaggacgtgtgagggcatgtaggattcaaaaagttgatttatttgactccctagatgtactcaacacttGAGATTTAGAGagtttttgacagagagaaggtttagaatagtttttagttttagagaaaactatcgctttagagagagagtttgaTTAACATTCATTATCTGAATATCACATATAACacatttataaagatatttaatctaattaaataatctttatttaattaaaataaaattcaaattcaatctgagtagatattttcatttaattatctatttaaatcatctttaaaaagaataattaaataactgattaaacaaatttatttgaaattcaaaattcaaatccgagGGATAAAAACCCTGGTGTTAggtgccacacactgtactgtacattGTGTGTTGCCCAACCCTAtcagggttgccctaattttctcatttgtttatttaatcaatttttaagacaagatatttattccaacgtaaatatcaattaattaaaaattaaatttatcttaaaatattatttttaaattaaataaataaatatcatattataaataacatatttattgttttctctctttatattaatccaaacaagattaataaaCTACAAGAAATATGATCTTTACCTAAACTTTTGTTACCTACGTATATTTATTGGTAAGTGAATATATGTTTTACCCACCAATATTTATGGACAAATAATATTGGTAGGTGATTGTTGgataatttcaaaatatttaagAAAATATGATTACCTACCTATACTAATGGTAGGTAATATCCTTTACCTACAAATATTTTGGAGGGAAATATTTTAACAAATCTCGCTCAAATTTCCCTctatatttttcatttatttaattttttaattttttttaaatgagattAAGTGGATTAAAAATGTCTAATGTATAAAAATTTTGTAATATGTATTTgccatgtatatataatatatattattttaaccTTATAActtattttattatgttaaaatattattgatacaaattaagaaaatgtttttttttttatataagtttAGGGTTAAACTTAACCCAAATCCCCAGCCACCCTTTAATTTCAGTTGTTCTTCGTCTCTCTCTCTTGCCCTCCATTCTTTCagatctctcattctctctctatgTCCGAGCATCACCTCTCTAACCCTAATAAACCCCACGCCGCCCTTGTCTTCAAACCATGGCTGAGCAGACGATACCCAGGTGCCTTTGTATCATGTGCCTTCATCTCTGTTCTTGAACTCAGTTCTGAGACCTTGCATCTCCAATCTCTCAACTCATGTGTCTTCATCTCTATTCTTAAACCCAATTCCTTCATCGAAATTTTTTCTTGAACCCATATGTTTTTCCGTGCTTAAAGAAGAAGACCTTTTTCTCAGTTTTTGGACTGAGACACCCTcgacttcagatgcgttcttgaACCCATATGCTTCGTCTCTATTCTTGATCTTGGACGCATTCTTCATTGATCTTTGAACTTGAACCCAGATGCCTCTTCTTCAATCTTGAATCTCGACTGTCGTCGTCCATGTTCGAAGCCACTGCGTCTATGAGTAAACCACCACCATATGCCTTCTTCATTGAGGTTGTTATTGTTTCTTTTTTTGTTCATAAATTATTTTCTGTTTATTGTATGTAATATGTGGAGTTTGTAATATTTGTGTTTGGATTGCTTGGTTTAGAGGGTTATAGGTTTTCAGATTGATTGGAGGCTTTGGATATTTCAGACTGGCTGGTGGAATTGAGGTTTCCAGATTGATTAGTTTGAGGTATTTTTGTATGATCACAATGACTAAATCCCCAATATTCTGAAGGATTAAAGATGTTCATTATTTTGAGGcattttatttttaatgtttGTGTACTGCCATGTTCTCTGGATTTGTGGTTATCAGATTGAATActttgaatatttttctaatattgatattagaTTTAGGAGTTTTTTGTTCTGCCATATTTGTTGTATTCAGATTTATATTGCCTTGAGGCTTTAGGTACCCTACTTTTGATATTGGTATTATAGGGTATATTTGAGCTACTTTTATCTGCCTTAATTTTCTAGTATATTGTTTGCTATGTTGATCCTTGTTCTCTCAGTGAGCCATCTTTGATCTTGAGGCCCTCTGTTCTCTGCAAGTAATTTTTTCTCTGTTTATTGTTTAGAATATGTGTAGTTAGTAATATTTGTTTTGGATTGCTTTGTTTGGATTGAGGATTTTTGTAATAACCCGGAATGATTTATTTATTGTGATTTATGTAAACATTATtgtgtgaattttttttattaagagtatgaataataattgaaataatatttggtgaatattattttaattaaagaagtGTGAGGTGATCACTTTAGACCAAAGTGTGAGAACTTAGATGTGAAATAAATCTAAGATGGACATCTTGTTTAAAGAGTTtaagtatataattttttgtgtttGGAATCCACATAAAATCTTAGAATCATTTTAGACTATGCTtttgtgactttttcactaagagtctatgaataattcaagaggaatttttTGGGATTAaggttatgattttatgtttaaaTGACTCACATAAAATTATAGACATAAGTTTATCCCAAAGTTGCATTATTTAGTGCTTAGACTAtagtttatttttaattgttttaagctatggtttaatgcattattttggATAAATATATGTAACATTCAGCACATATGCATTGTGCTTCTTCATTAAGTCTCGGCCAAGCACTCTAAATGGGAGGGAAATTTTGAATGATCATGGGTAGTTATTAGAGGTTGGTTGAGAGGGGGTGCCAGGTTTCTCTCATTTTGCTTAGCCATCTTTGAAATTGAAAGGGAAATCGAGAGAGAAAAGATGAAGAACACTTGCACTACAAGAAATAAGATTTTTAGCTACCGCGTTTTTAGCTACGAAATATTATTAGTACCAATTAATCATAGTTTGCTACTAATTTATGGTAGCTAAATAATTTAGTTGTAAAATTTGAAAAAGGAAGACCAAATGTTTCAACTACTAAATTTATTAGTAGCTAATTAATATTTTAGCTACAGTTTTTTTTGGTAGCTAAATCTACTGGCGCCAAGATACAAAATTAACAAGTTTATATATTATTTGGCTACCATTTTATTTTGGTAGCAGAACAAACACTTGTAGCTACTATTTTTTAGTAACAAAACAAAAATTTTTAGCTGCTAATTTTTTGGTAGCAAAAAATAAatgttttacaaaaaaaaataggtACTAATTATTCAAACTATTAATATTATGCTACTAAAATATTATGTAAAAGTACGcaatataaaatacaaaaaaaaataaacttattAATAAACCATAAGTctctttaaaataattataaaaattattttattattaaaagacatattaataattataatttatacatataattaaattatatataatacataCATATTGGaataaaatattgtatttatacTAATATAAAACAAATCGTAtgaaaatagaattaataaaataaaatttaatatgttttactattaattaatataaatataaataaatacaatatttcaTTACTAACCTCTCTCACATTTTCGTATGAAATCGTCTGTAACACAATATTATCTCACACACTCACCACTAATTAGCACTAACCGCTAGTGACCTAGTCTAcataaaaaagtatatatataatttataataaataattccATAAGACTATCAAGTCTTTCTCTCAGCCATAAACCTCCAATAATTTATCATATCAGCTCCTACTCATCCTTCACGACTGATAGAAAGCTTAACATATAAgtttttttataatatgttgagAGTATATGATTATGAGGAAGTATATATAATCAACTACACAATTCTCTTCAATGCTCAAACGTTGACCATGAAAGCATAATCCTTTCCAAATCCAATGCAGTGGACCAAACTACTCCAAACAAATTCCAAAAGCACAAATGGTTCTCACATCGATAGAAAATGTTACATATATGTTATTATTTGAGTAGGTAATAATAATTACATTAGTCTTTTTTATATTTGCTTTCTCTCTTACtcttgtttatatgattatttgccTCTATTTTGTTCTGTAGAGACTCAGAAAAAGAaagtattatttaaattattttttttgtggGTGGGACCCACCTGAGTAAATGAGTCAGTactcatttttttcttcttttctttccttcttcttttccctTCACTCTCCCCGAAACCCCTTCTTCTtctccctttttcttttcttttctttcctttgttttctctCCAAACCAGTCACGGCCACAACCAGTTGGACCACTGCCGGAGTGCCATTTCCGACACGCGCCGGAGCTGTTGCTTCCCTGATCGGCGATGATGAAAACCCCAAAGTTTGGTGGCCATCGGAGCAAGGACGCGCCTATACAGCCACTCCGAAGTTTCGCCATCGAAACTTTGAGGTGACTTTCCGGCCAACTCCGACCACCGTTCGGCGAGTGGGTGGTACCGTTGGAATCAACATCGTGAGAGGATCGTGGCCCACTAAGTCATTCCAGTCAACTCACCATTTTTCTCcagcgagattttgggtatcttcgcccctttggaagcattttccggCGACACCGGAGGTCATTTGGGTGAAGGATCTGtactttcgtgatgtactcatcaGGATGATCGTTTTGAtacatgccatgcatatattcgttgatgtttccggtaccgccaccaaccgctattgtgcaccgcttgggtgaggttccgaaacttgaaattttaaatatggtcatattatatgtcattggacacgattttgaataaggaatgctatgatgataatcgtttTCTCATTTGGTCCACGTAGGAAAAATGTGATATTAAGATCGGACTAAATCATTCTAAGATCATCGATAAGCTTAGGAGCGTTGCTTTGGGCTCGGATTAAATTCTAAGGAGATatctaaagaggtagggactcaactagactattggacttattttactcgtattaaattgcattcaacatattccaattttgatatttataaaatgtttgaaaaattgaaaacttaacctgcatgttttctgatctgttctgagggcaccgagtgccaaatatatattttgttaacttatttatgcaggttatgatttttgggtttattcaaatgtagttgttatgctgcccaattttctaaaatataaagggaatatgtttctttcttttcatgtttacctgcatttggttatactgatgagagccatagtgatcatgattggtgcacgttgttgtttcacgacctagtctctgtgtcatcataggtagatcaggtgtccactcacctgtaggtgtaaagacctagcatctgtatacaggaagtgttttGAGCCTCCCCATGGTGGTGGTTATCGggtccggctacccggtttaggatgtcggattttctatggtgggtaacgggaactagggatctagtggacggtgtgatgtgcacttgtagctatgctcatatgattatttgtggtttctctattttggtttatacatgatgatatatgtttttcTTTCAAAGCTAACTATGCAGGGgttttattaaacttttgggtccatgatattagttgttttcctactgggctttataagctcacccctatctctcccattccaggagcctagtgacgcgaacgtggaaatgatgaattatcgatggagccaatgtgtttagcctatttctatttcgggtcattgtcttatcttttgagcattatatatgtattcgacttcgaatctaatgatcggtatatctgaatgagctatgaaatagttagggatgaggaatggtggatgctaagtattattttgagtgtttatgacttattaaatttaactatttggtgattacataactgtgggaatattattgttttatgtataatgataaatgatcatacttttattactaatatttttctatctaattataggagttatttcattattttaacttataattatagtacgatttaatataaagtaaatgatcatttataaagactatttttcaacgagggtcaaagtttgacctttgaccacccaagttatggatattacaaatctgccacgaCCTAAGGGTCGGGTCGTGACATGTTCTCTCTCTTTTTCGTCCTTTTGCAGGTTTTTACAAAGTTTAGGAGATTGTGGAAGACTAGATAGAAGACAATAATCCAAAATTTGTTCTACACTTACGAGCAAAGTCTATACTAAGCACCAtgttgtaatttttttcattaatcaagCCATCTTAGTTTTGCACCttcaatgtatacaataaatgttTATCATAATTATTAGATTATTATTCAGCGATAATGTTTCTCTtgatcttttattatttttatatttaaataattaaacaattacaatatatttgtttaaaaaataacaataaaaccAAAATAAAATATTTCTCCATTTATTAGTGGAAAACATTTTATGAGCTTCcgattttaaaatattttgctactaaatattacaaacaaaatagcattattaatataaaacaaaaaaatttgctACCAAATTATGGTAGCAAAGATAAATTAGTAGATTCAAAAGTTAATCATTTTGCTACTAAAGACAATAGTTTTTGCTACTAAATATTTAGCGACGGGGTAATATCTACGAACTAgctacaaatttttttttgtagcaAATGATCTATTAGCTAGCAAAAATATATTATTGGTTACCAATCTTTTAGTAGCTAAAagatttttttcttgtagtgttggtGTTCTTGAGAGTGTGGTACGTTCGGGTCCAAGGAGATGAGAGCAAGGTGAGTTATTTTCTTTGGGTTTCCATTGAATTTACAGACCCTCAACATGTTCATAGAACCTCTTAATCCCTTGTAGAAGAAAGCAAGAGAAAGGAGGGAGTGTTTTGAGGGTTCGGTGCAAGAATAGCCTATACAAAAATAACTTAAGTCCGAGCCTACTTTGcgttgatttttctcttagattctgaGTACCAAATTCATGTCGAATGGTTTTTTTGTGTTCATAGTGTTTTGGACTTAGTTAAGGAGAAGAAAGAAAACACCAAGAATCGACCACAGTAAGAGGTATATATTCAAAGATTTCCTTCGTAGTTTTACGTTTCCGATTGTTCGTTTTCGCTTCCTTATCGTGGATATGAATTTTTGGGCTGTTGTGCATGGTTCTAATCAACGTATTGGGGCTAGAGACACTCATTAAAGTGCTAGGGATAGTTTTATAGGATAAATCTTGAACTTTGAGATGTTTTTAGGATTGTTAGGCTTGTGGGTGACGGGTATGCACAGTCCATTAGCATTGCCGGTgattggtggtggtggtggtggtgacggTCAGAGGTGGCCGAGGTAGTGGTCTTGGTGGTGTAGGGATGAAGTCGTGGTTGCAATGGTGAgggaccttgggtccaagcatAGTCGGGTTGGTCATGGAGGTTGCCGTGGGTGAGGGAGTCCATATTCAGGTGGTCACGTGCATGAGCATGCATGTTTTGAActggttactaatggttaccaatTTGTAACCAAAGCGGACAAAAAGTGGTATTTGGTCCCGAAACTTTAGGAAGTTACTGCAAGGCTTGGGATTAGGTATTCTAAGATCAAAATCTGATTATTAAGAATTAAGGATAAAAGTTCTCTAGTTAATTGTTCAAGTATAATAATTTACAAGCTAGGCTCGGGAATTATTATGTAAGCTTCAAGAAAACTTCTAAGTTTGGGAGTTAGTTTCAAAGTTTAGATTTGATGAATTAGAACCTATGAAATATTTTCAAGGACTTAGAGAATATTTTAGGAAGTACAATATTACCAATTTTAAGACTCAAGCTCAAGAGGTGGGCTCGGGGCTCGTGAATTGGACTCGAGCATCGAAAAAcgaaattttaagaaataattggagttttgacttgaaatttcGATCATGGCCcaggataaaattattattggaaataataattttctaagttgagtTTGGGATTCTaagaggggtattatggtcattttacctcaagggctcgggtttgggccagggtcaggaatttcagtttttttttttaaattcccttatatattttagaatcttagtaagcataaactaagacatattgtcccaatatgattatagggtctaaacgcGATCGGAAATACTCACAAAGGCATAATTCATATaagctaaggacaagaggtaaggaagtatacaccaagagtaacttagcttgttgtgatGTTAGTGAATTGTTTGCATGATTGTATGCTGCCAGTTAAATTCTAGTTGCtttatatatgtgtgattatatggttGGATGCACATGATAGTACCCATCTATTGGGTTTGAATGTGCTTAGTGCAGTAAAGTTATCATGAATGCATGTGCAATGTTTGTgactgtcaagggaaaccttgtAAGGGTGGACCCCATGCAGCCGTGCAGTGGGGTTAGCCGCCAAGTCAGTAAAGTCATCAAGTTTTAGCGAAGTGTACCCCTTTTGCACaggaggtgagtattctctgggccgcggaggccacccggggatca contains the following coding sequences:
- the LOC133788676 gene encoding uncharacterized protein LOC133788676, with the protein product MSQYSFFSSFLSFFFSLHSPRNPFFFSLFLFFSFLCFLSKPVTATTSWTTAGVPFPTRAGAVASLIGDDENPKVWWPSEQGRAYTATPKFRHRNFEVTFRPTPTTVRRVGGTVGINIVRGSWPTKSFQSTHHFSPARFWVSSPLWKHFPATPEVIWVKDLYFRDVLIRMIVLIHAMHIFVDVSGTATNRYCAPLGKNVILRSD